CTGCACGGGAACCATTTTGCGTAAATAATGGTTTAGGTAGACTTATTGTTTTCACTATCTAATTCACCTCATCCTCATTTTAGCACATTATCTATTGAAAGCCTTATGAAAAGAAAGTTGTTTCAAGAACTTTTCACAGATAGTAGTCAATTTTTTTAAAAGAAAAAAGCCTCTCCGTAAACGAGAGACTTCAAAGAGCTTACTTTGATGATAATAATACTAAAATAAATAATAGTAACATCCAAACAGCACCAATAATTGCTGTTGCACGTTGCATAACAGCTTCAAATCCGCGTGCTTTTTGTTTACCGAAAAGTTTATCTGCGCCACCTGTAAATGCACTTGCTGCACTGTTTTGTTTACTTGGCTGCATCATAACGGCAATAACCATCACTACTGAAAGGATGATCACAAGTGTTAAAATAAAATTATACATAGTCTAATTCTCCCTTATTCACAAAATACATCTATTATACTTTAGCATATTTTTTGTACAAATACCAGTTGTATTTGCAAAACGAGAATGTTTCAACTAAATTATACGAAAAAATGACCTGTGTTTCCTCATTCAAGCACAGGTCATTTTCATCACGTTCTTAATACATCACTATATTCAGATTTTGTATCAAATTCTTTTTTGGCAAAGGGGCATAGTGGAATTATCTTTTTCCCTTCACGACGGGCTTTTTCTACACCGTTATAGACTAGTTTTTCTGCTAATTTTTGCCCTCTGTAGGTCGGATCAACAAATGTATGATCGATAATCATCATGTGATCTCCTGCGTTGGACCAAGTCATTTCACCAATTTCTTGGTCGTCATCGTTTAATAACACAAAACGATTTTTTTCTTCTTTGATTTCCATCCTTATTTTCCATCCTTTCGAATGTATTTTAGTGCTCCGCTAGGGCACGTATTAATTACTTGAATGTCCTCTTCAATACTACCATTATCAGCAATGATCCACGGGCGGCGTCCTACTTCAAATACGTTTGGATTCCCTCGAACACAATTGCCAATATGCACACATACATCTTTGTTATAGTAAATATCCAGATCCTCACCTAAGTATTTACGATACCCTTGCTCTGTCAGCATTTCTTCTGTGACACTTTGGTTATTTACTTTGCTGCCATCCATATTTTTCCTCCTCAAACTATAAAATTACAGTCATTTTTTTATTCTTTAGTCAAGTTGATTTTAACAATTAAAAATGGACGTTGCAACTATCTTTACTCTTGCACATCGGTCGTATAGAAAGAGTCGTTTTAATCATTTTTAGCTCGTAACGAAGAAAGAATAGAGACAGTATCCACCACTTCTTGTAAAATCGCACCTAATAAGGCTGGAATAATCCCTGTGCTAGCGATCAACATCAAGATCGTACAAATCAGAATACCGATCAACACAGATTGTTTAGCGATTTTCATTGTGTCTTTAGAAATAGCCACTGCCGTACTAACTTTTTCTAAGTCATCTTTTAAGATCACAGCATCAGCCGTCTCACTTGCTGCAGTAGCTCCGCGAGCCCCCATTGCGATTCCCACATCTGCAATTGCCAAAGAAGGTGCATCGTTTACTCCATCCCCGACCATTATCACAGGACGATCAGCATTAACTATTTTCTTTAATACATTAATTTTGTCTTGAGGTAAGCACTCTGCATAGACTTCCGTGATGCCGACTTCTTTTGCGATATCATCGGCAACTTTTTGATGATCTCCAGTCAACATCAATAAGTGATTTACATGCAATGTTTGCAATTGATCCATTGTTTTCTTTGCTTCTGGACGAATGCTATCATTAAAAGTGATATAGCCTAGAAATTGTTCATCTTCGGAAACATATACAGCAGTTTGGTCCACTGTATCTTCAATTTTTTTTGGTGACACAAATGCTGGTTTCCCGACACGAACTACTTTTCCTTCAATCGTTGCTTTTACGCCGGATCCTGTTATTTCTTCTAATTCTGACACATTTTTCAAGCTTTGTGCTGATGAAAAATGAGCTACCAGAGAACGTGCCAATATATGGCTAGATTCTTGTTCAGCACTTGCCGCTAAAAGTTCTAACTGATCGGCTGAAAAACCATTAGCAGGAACAATCTTATCCACTGATAATTCTCCTTTAGTGATGGTTCCAGTCTTGTCAAAGGCAATTGATTTAGCACTCGCCATTTTTTCTAAAGTAGTTCCTGTCTTTACAACGATTCCATTTCGACTTGAACGGCTCATACCAGCAACTAAAGCAATCGGTGCCGCCAATATCAACGGACATGGGGAAGCTACAACTAAAACCTCAGCAAACCGGGTTGGGTCCTTTGAAATAAACCAAGCAACACCTGCAATGACATAAGCTGTAATTGTAAATGGCACCGCGTATCGATCAGCCATCCGAACAAAACGGGCAGGCTGTGCTTCTGATTCTTTCACAAGCTTAACGATTGTTTGATACTGACTATTTGCCGCCGTTTTTTCAGCCCTCATCGTTAACGAATTGTCACCATTGATCGAACCAGACATGACTAAATCGTCTACATTTTTATTGACAGGACGAGATTCACCAGTCAAAGATGATTCGTCAACAGTTGATGTACCACTAACGACACGACCATCGACTGGGATTATTTCTCCCGGTTTGACAACTAGCTGATCGCTAACAATAACTTTTTCCACCGCAATGTCGATCAGATTTCCCTCAACTAGCTGATGGGCTTTTTGCGGTGAATTATCAAGTAGTGATTTTAATTCTTTATTGGCTTTTTTAGCTGCATAATCTTCAAGCGAATCGCCACCAGTCAACATAATCAAAATCATTAAACTCGCCCAGTATTCCCCGACAGCCAAGGTTGCAACGATTGCTGTGATTGCTAAAATATCAACACCGTATCTACCTGATTTCAATGTTTTCACCATTTCTACCAACATCGACAACGCCATAACCGAACCAGTGATAATGATGATCCCGTAGGCAACAGCCGATTGATTAAAAATAAATTCAAATAATAATGCTAAAATTCCTGTTATGACAGTAATCACCAATTTGATTAAATGCTTCATTTATACTCACTCCTTTTAAACACAGTGATCTCTTTCTTAAGACTACTCCTCGTGGAAGAAATAACAAAGCCAAAGCCCCTAAATGAAAATGATTGTCATTCTTTATACACAAAATAAGACGAGGCTGGGACATAACTCTACGAGTCACATTCCAGCCTCAAGGAATCAAGATACTTTTGTCTAATAACTGTAATCATTTAAATCACGCGCTTCTTCTTTTTGACTGTTCTATTTTCTTGTCTTTTTTCAACTTCATAGACTGCTCTTGTCATAAAGAGTGAGATATAGTTAAAGATAGAGCGACTACCTAGAATCAATGGTAGATAAAAGAAAACATTTCGGGTAAACAATGACGTTAGCATAAAGAACTCACCGAAAAATAGGAAACAAACTAGAAAAGCGACTAGTAAAAGACCAATCATGATCTGTTTTTTTAAATCCAACGGTCGAGCTGCTCGAAGTAACACTTGAAATCCGACACAGCCTGTAAGTAACACGCACATTGTAGAGACTTCTTGATGCGATAGATCAAACCAAATACCAGCAATTTGCAGCACTAAAATATTAAACACAACCGTTAAAGCACCAGGAACTGAAATTTTCAATATATTGGTTAAAAAATGACCCTTGATTCGTTGATAATTAGGCTCTAGCGCCAAAATAAAGGAAGGTATTCCGACTGTTAAGGTATTGATTGGTGTTAACTGCAACGGGGCAAAGGGATAGGGTAAGAATAAAAAGATAAAGCTTACAGCCAAAATAGCTGAATAGATTGTTTTTACCATATACATTGAAGCAACACGCTCAATATTATTGATGACTCTACGCCCCTCATTTAATACTTGAATCATTGAACTGAAATCAGAATTCAGCAAAACAACATCCGACACCGCACGGGCAGCATCACTGCCACTGGCCATGGCTACACTGACATCCGCTTCTCTCAAGGAAAGAATATCGTTGACACCGTCACCCGTCATACAAGTCGTATGACCATTTTGTTTCAGTGCTTGGATCAACTCTCTTTTTTGGTAGGGAGTTACTCGGCCAAAAACAGTCGTATTTTCTACTAATTCATTAAAGTTTGCTGAATCAGAAATAGTGCTCATATCAACAAAATTTTCAGCACCATCTATGCCGGCTTGTTTGGCGATTTGAGACACAGTTATGGGATTATCACCAGAAATAACTTTTAGGGTTACATCTTGTTTGGAAAAATAAGAAAAGGTATCCACTGCATTTTCTCGAATCGTATCGGCAATAATGAAAATCCCAACCGTTTCTTTTTTTGAGGGTAATTCAGGACTTTTTAATTCTTCTGGAAAATGAACTAAAATCAGGACACGGTCTCCTTGCTCATTGTATGGCGCCAACTTTTCTTGTAAGTCTTCTGGAACTTTAGAATATATAAATTCAGGCGCCCCCATGACAAATGAGCCTTTTTCTTCAAACGTCACCCCACTCCACTTTCGATCAGAAGAAAAAGGAATCACTTCTTTGACTTTCCAAGTAGATTGGGACAATGGAAACCTTGTTCTAAGAACTTTTGCTGTCGCATTTTGATCAGACAAGCCTAGCATCATTTCACCCATCGCACGTTCAACTTCACTTGCTGGAAAACCAGCTTGTGGAATCAATTCTTTAAAAGTTAAAGTGCCGTCAGTGATCGTTCCAGTTTTATCTAAGCAAATCGTATCGACTCGAGCAAGCGTTTCAATACAAGACAGGCGTTGGATCAATGTTTTTTTTCTAGCTAGGTTTGCTGCACCAACGGCAAATGCCACACTAGTCAATAACATTAGTCCTTCTGGAATCATACTAATCAAGGCACCAGAAACACCTAAAACTGTTTTAGGAAACGACTGTGTCGATTGGTATTGTGACCAAAACAATAGTAAACCAATTGGGACAATCGCAAACGTTAGTCCTTTTATTAACAGATTCAGAGAATTCATTAATTCAGAGGTTGATTGCTTTTCTGTTTTTGCTTCTTTTGACAGCTTAGAAACAAAATTATCTTCTCCAACAGCAGAGATTTTAACAAAGCCTAAGCCTGATGTGATAAAACTACCGCTCATGATTTTATCACCATTTTGCTTTGTGATTTTATCAGATTCTCCCGTTAGTAAAGACTCGTCAACCTCCATCCCATCAGCTTGCAGTACAATTCCATCAGATGGCACTTGATTGCCCAAGGTCAAGACTAAGACATCCCCTAAAACGATCTCATCTTGAAAAATCTTTACTAACCGCCCTTCTCGCAGTGCAGTAACTTCTGTTTTATTGACAATTGATAATTTATCGATCGTTTTTTTAGCATGTATTTCTTGAATCACACCAATTGCTGTATTAATGATGATGATCCAAAAAAATAGTGCATTCTTCGGATATCCTACAGCAAAAACTGCAACTGCCAGAAATAAATTGATAAAATTGAACAAAGTTAGTGAGTTATCTAGAATAATCTGTTTTGTTGTTCTAGACAAATCTTCTACTTCTTTGTTGTATTTTCCTTCTGCGTAAAGCTGTTCTACCTCTCTATCAGATAAGCCAGTGATATTAGCTGGTATCCTAATATCATTATTATTTATCGTTTGTGCTTTTTCTTCAGATGAAAGAAACTCCTCATTATCGATATCTCTTTTTTTCCTGAATAATTTTTTCATATTTTCATTCACCTTTTTCTTGCTATAGTTACGTTTATTGTAGAGTAATTCACCGATTATTGTAGATTACTAGTTTAAGTTTACACTTTTTTTAACCATTTGAACAAAATGAAGGTATTTTAAATTGAAAATAGGTATAAAAAAAAGGCCATTTTTCTAGCCATTCTTTTTGTTCATTTCGATTTATTTAAGTCTAGTTACTTTAGATTGGAGCGAGAACTTTGTATTGATTCACATTTACCTGTTACTACGATATTTTGATCGTGTCTCACTCTAGATTAGAGTGAGACCGTTTATATTCACGTCCAAAGCTTCAGCGATCAAATTTCAATCCACTCACTCTAGATTAGAGTGAGACGGAGCAACGACATCAAATCAAAAAGTAACACTTGTTATTTCAATCCACTCACTCTAGATTAGAGTGAGACGCTGCTAATCGATTAAACGATGGGCAGAAAAAAATTTCAATCCACTCACTCTAGATTAGAGTGAGACTGACACAAACAAAGACACTAAAACACACCTATTATTTCAATCCACTCACTCTAGATTAGAGTGAGACAAAAAGGATACTTGATTGCATTTGGTAGAGAGAAATTTCAATCCACTCACTCTAGATTAGAGTGAGACAAGTAGAGTTGGCTCCAATGGTCGAGTGGGTACAATTTCAATCCACTCACTCTAGATTAGAGTGAAACCTGAACAAATGTTAGAGGATATAGAGCGGATTAAGATTTCAATCCACTCACTCTAGATTAGAGTGAGACAATTTATGTTCAAGTAAAAACACAAGGTGATTATATTTCAATCCACTCACTCTAGATTAGAGTGAGACGTCATGGCAATGCTAAAACACCAAAGTATTTTACTGCTATTTCAATCCACTCACTCTAGATTAGAGTGAGACGAGGAGGAATAAAAATGAGTAAACCATATACAACAATTTCAATCCACTCACTCTAGATTAGAGTGAGACGCGGAATTTATCAACTTAAAAAGAAAGATCTATATTTCAATCCACTCACTCTAGATTAGAGTGAGACTCACAAGAAGTTTGCGGAAAAACGGACAGAAAAAATTTCAATCCACTCACTCTAGATTAGAGTGAGACTCGAATGTTAAACCAGTTGAGAGTGCGATTTCTGATTTCAATCCACTCACTCTAGATTAGAGTGAGACCGTGAAAAAACAAAAATAACAGTCAAAAACTTACTATATCTACTATTTCTTCACGTAAATCTATACAACCATTAAAATAAAATGAGAAAAACAGCTTAATTATGCTCTTTTTCGCTCTTTTTTTGGTGCGGATCTCCCAGTGTTTTTATGGGCACTTAGGGTCCGCACCAAACGATCCCTTACCTTTTTGAACTTTTAAAGGCTTACTTCCAGAAGTCATCAAAAATGGAAATCGGCATATGGCGTTTATGTTGGGTCTTTTTATACCAACCTTCAATCGTTTCCTTTGCTGGTTCAGATACTTTTTTCCCTTCAACATAGTCATCGATATCATCATAGGTCACACCAAGCGCAACTTCATCTGCCAACAATGGTTTATCATCTTCTAAATCAGCAGTTGGGATCTTTGTATACAATTCAGCAGGTGAGCCCAATTCTTTCAATAAGGCTTTTCCTTGACGCTTATTTAAGCGATATAACGGTAAAATATCAGCACCACCGTCTCCATATTTTGTATAAAAACCAGTAATATTTTCAGCAGCGTGATCCGTTCCAATCACAGCGCCTGCTTTTGCTCCAGCAATCGCATATTGAACGATCATCCGTTGCCGTGCCTTCATATTGCCTTTATTGAAATTATTAATCGAAACACCAGACTCCTCAAGTGAAAGAACACCTGCATCGATAGCAGGTTTGATATTAACTCGTAAAGAAACATCCGGCTGAATAAAATCTAGGGCTTTTTTAGCATCCGCTTCATCCACCTGTTCACCGTAAGGCAAACGCACAGCAATAAACTGATACTCATCATCTTTCGTTTCCTGACGCATTTCCTCCATTGTTAGCTGAGCCAGTCGTCCAGCTAAAGTGGAATCCTGACCGCCACTAATACCAAGTACAAAGGTTTTTAAAAATGGATATTTATATAAGTAATTTTTCATAAAATCAACACTTTTTCGAATTTCTTCTTGCGGATCGATTTGTGGTTTGACACCTAATTCTTCAATAATTGCCTGTTGCAGTGACTCCATATAAAATCCCTCCTAATTTAAAAGCGGAACAAATCGGTTAATCCTGTAGAAAATTAGGAAATTGGTACTGAAACGTTCTTTGTTTCATTGCCAATTTATCTATTTTCCTAAGGATTGATTTGTGTAGCTAGATAATTTAAAAGCATAGCAGGCTCGGTCGGCTCTGACTGAAAAATAGGAAATTATGACTGAGGTGCTTTTTACCTCATTCATAATTTATCTTTTTTCCGAGAGACTAGCCCATGCAGCTAGATAACATTAAAAGCATAGCAGACTCGTTTAACTCCGACTGGAAAATAGGAAAAATCGATTGTGGTGCTTTTTACCACAAACTATTTTTATCTTTTTCCCAAGGAATTAGCCCGCGTAGCTAGATAACATACGGTAAAAACGTTCCGCTTCGCTTCACTGTGTTTCAAAACAAAAGCGGAACAAACCGGTTAATCCTGTAGAAAATTAGGAAATTGGTACTGAAACGATCTTTGTTTCATTGCCAATTTATCTATTTCCATAAGAATTGATTTGTTTAGTTAGGTATATCTATTTGCCTTCACTTAATGCTTTGACATCCACACGAACTTTTTCAAGTAAACGCATTTTATGATTCCAACACTCAGTTGATAGATCGACTGGGTATTTTTGCGGATTAAGATCACGTTTATACTCTTCCCAAAGTGAATCAAGATTTTCTTTTGCGTAGCTTTTGATTTCTTTTAAAGTTGGCATTTCATACACTCGTTTTCCTTCAACAAAAATATCTTGTAACACCGCTCTAGCTTCAAAATCTCTGACTGTTTTATTGATAAATGTATGCACTGGATGGAACATATAAATCTCCTCTTGTTTGCGAGGATCTTCATCCCACAGTGTCACATAATCACCTTCAGATTTCTTATCTGATTTACGTGTGATGCGCCATACTTGTTTTTTCCCAGGTGTTGTAACTTTTTCGGCATTGCTAGAAAGTTTGATGGTATCTTTCATCTGACCATCTTTATCTTCGATCGAAACTAATTTAAACACAGCCCCTAAAGCCGGTTGATCATAGGCCGTGATCAATTTCGTTCCAACACCCCAAACGTCGATTTTAGCTTTTTGCATTTTTAAACTTAAAATCGTATTTTCGTCTAGGTCATTTGAGGCGTAGATTTTAGCTTCGGTGTATCCCGCTTCGTCTAATTGTTCACGCACTCGTTTTGAAATATACGCCATATCGCCACTATCAAGACGTACACCGAGGAAATTGATTTTATCGCCCATTTCCTTCGCTACCCGGATTGCTCCTGGTACTCCAGATTTCAAGGTGTCATAGGTATCAACTAAAAAGACACAATCCTTATGCGTTTGTGCATATGCTGTAAAAGCATCATAATCATTTCCATATGACTGTACTAATGAATGTGCATGCGTTCCGCTAACTGGAATACCGAAAACTTTACCAGCTCGAACATTACTTGTCGCATCAGCTCCGCCAATGTATGCTGCCCGAGTGCCCCAAACAGCCGCATCCAATTCTTGGGCACGACGAGTTCCAAATTCCATCAAAGGATCATCTCCAATGACAGATTTGATTCGTGCCGCTTTTGTTGCAATTAGGGTTTGGAAATTGACCATATTCAACAGAGCCGTTTCGATCAGCTGACATTGCGCTAAAGGACCTTCTACCTGGATCAACGGTTCATTATTAAAAACTAAGTCCCCTTCTAAAGCAGAACGAACAGTACATTTAAATTCAAACTCTTTTAAGTAAGTCAAAAAATCCTCTGGGTAGTTTTCTACTTCTCTCAGATAGGCAATATCCGTATCTGTAAATGTTAAATTCTCTAAATAATCGACCAACCGCTCTAAACCAGCAAAAATAGCATAGCCATGATTAAAAGGCATCTCTCGAAAATAACATTCAAAAACAGAATGTAAATCGGCCCTTCCTAATTTCCAATACGTCTGCATCATGTTGATTTGGTATAAATCCGTATGTAATGTTAAACTATCATCCTTGTATACTTTTTTCATCTCAATATGCCATCCTTTGTCTTTTCTAGAATTTTAATTTTTATTATAACAAATAACTATTTTTTTAACTAAAAACTGGTTTTAAGATGCTTTTTTCTTGAAAATAAAAAATTTACTGAAAAAGTAATTCAATACAACTACTGCAACTTGTGTTACCATTTTTGCCCAAAAATCGGAGATATGCATCACTTCTATCATTAAAACCATCAATGCCATGTCAACGACAAATGATAGTACTCGGTACCAGTAAAACAGCAACATCTCTCTAATAAAAGAGCCCATATCTTCATGATTGCTGGCAAATACAAAATATTTATTAGTAAAGAATGCAAACAATACTGATAAAAACCAACCGATTGCATTACTTATTTTATAGTCGATTCCTAATACATCCTTACAAACAAAGAAAATCACTATATTAACAATCGTTGTTGCCACACCAAAAACTAAATAAGAAATCACTTCTTTATATTTATGAAATAATTCTTTCAACGTCCACGCTTCCCTTCGTTCCTTTTCCTATTTTATCAAATATAAGATAGAAATCATACTGATTTTCTAGTTTCTCGTCATTGATTATTGAATCTCTTCCATGAGTTCCTAACAAAGCCGCTTATTATCGCTCAATCACTTGATTGTACTATCCTATTTTAAAAACTAAAAACCCTTGAAAAATTGATGATTCAACTTTTCCAAGGATTTTAATTATTTTTAAGACGGATCAACAGTCTTTTGAATCACAATAATATCTTTTCTAGGAGCGCTAAAAGAATAGCCTTTTTGCTGCATTTCGTTTTTTACACCGATATTGACAGTTACTTCTTCTCGCGTCGTATTTAAAAGTTTTTTGATCACATAATCAACTTCTTTTTTGGTAATCTTCTTTTTAGTATTGATCATGATGATGTCGATTTTATCAAATGCATCAGCATAGACAATTTGAGTACGGTCTAGTGCATATAATTTAAAAAATTTAATCGCTTTTGTACCAAAAACGAACTTCGTAATATTTGGATAAAAATATTCTAAGTCTAAATTCCTGTTGATTGGTGTTTCGATTAATTTCATTCTACCAGCTCCTTGTTTATTTAACTTTGCTCCTAATAGCTTTACATAAAAATTTTACTCTTTCATAGACACTTTGTAAATCAAAAAATAAAATTTATGTTATCCTATAAAAAAAGTCTTGACCTTAACGTTAAGTAAAGGTTTATGCTAGTTTCATACAGGAGGAAAACAGATGGAATACACAATCAAAAAAATTGCTGAATTATCTGGCATCAGCACTCGAACATTGCGTTATTATGACGAAATCGATCTTTTAAAACCTGCGCGTATCAATACTTCTGGTTATCGCATTTATGGAACAAAGGAAATTGACAAGCTGCAGCAGATTCTTTTTTACCGTTCATTAGATTTGAAGCTAGAAGCGATCCAAAAACTACTAAATACACCAAACTATGATCCAAAACACGTGTTACAGGATCATTATCGTCAATTATTGGACAAACGTCAGCAGATCGATCATCTGATCCTCACTGTAGAAAAAACATTACGTTATCAAAAAGGAGAAATCACTATGACTGACAAAGAAAAATTTGTAGGACTAAAACAAAAAAAACTACAAGAAAATGAACAACAATATGGCAAAGAAATACGTGAAAAATATGGGGAGAAAATGGTGGAGGCATCTAATCAAAAGTGGCTGGATCTAAGTGAAGAAGACTATAGCAGAATGGAAGCCGCTGAAAAAGAAATACTTGAAGCATTAAAAATCGTGATGAACACCAAAGAATACCAATCGAAAGAAGCAGAAACCGTCTTTTTTAAGCATAAGGAATGGCTACAATACACTTCTCCCACCTATTCAGTTGAAATGCACAAAGGTCTGGGACAAATGTATGTTGGCGATGAACGATTTGCAGCTTACTATGATAAACGAGCAGGAAAATCTGCTGCTCAAACATTAAATCAAATTATTCAACATTTTGCATAATAGACAAGCGATTACGAGCTTAGTATGATTTAAGGTGTCTGAGAGGTAACTTTTCCAGTTACCTCTCAGACACCTTAAAATCTAAATAGTGATAAAAAAAGTAGCTATTGATTGCTTGTAAACTATCCTCAATACTTTTTTTTGCTTTCTACAATGTCCCTAAATAGGCCAGACCAAATAAAATCAGTAGAAAAATCGTTAAAGCCGCCGATTTAAGTCTTCGTTTTCTCTGTTTTGCAATAAAATTAGCATTTTTTAAACGCTCTTGCTTATAGCTATCAGAGTGTTTGATTTGCGTAATATCATAATAAAAAAATTGCAGAGGCTGTTCCAGCATCGTCTCATCTAATCCATCTGTATAGCCAACCAACAATGTATATTGTCTGATTTTTGATGGGAAATTTCTACTATTCTTCTTTTTTAACTTCACAAATAACTCTTGATCGCCTAAAAAATAATAAGATTGATCATCTTCCTGAATTTCGATCGACTCCATTTTCTGAAATTCATCTGGCAGTTGCGTCTTGATCCGCTGAAAATAGGCGTCAAAAACTTCTGCACGTATATAGCGAAATAAATAGACAACTACGCCTGCCTCAATCAAAAACAATGTCACTAATAACCATCTAATAAGTGCTTCAGATAAACCGACCCCAACAGCCGTTACCAACATGACGGCAAGCAGAAAGAATAAATATTTTTGGTAATGTTTCATGTATAACTGCCTGATTCCCGATTGATAATACTCTAAATCATGTTCAACATTCTTTTTTATTTCGTTCATTGTTACTCCCCTAACTTTAAAAATCCATTCCATAATTACCTTGTTTCAAAAAATGTTCACTGCTTTTATTTTAGCTTAGACAGTTCTCACTGACAACTTGTGTTTTAGCCTTTGATGATTTCTTCAAAAATAAATTTCCCGACACCGCCATCTAAACACTCACCAATAATCAGCTGACACTGCTCTTTCACGATTTCCTTGGCATTTCCGACTGCTACTGGAACATCAACAACTTCTAACATGGCTAAATCATTTTCGCCATCACCGATACCGTAGCTACGTGCATCTGGAAAACTTTTCATGAATTCTTTGATAGCATTCCCTTTGCTGCTCTTTGGGTCAACGATTTCTAAGCATTGGATAAATGAAGAAAAGACATCTGCCGACTCACTTGCC
The Enterococcus silesiacus DNA segment above includes these coding regions:
- a CDS encoding magnesium-transporting ATPase, which codes for MKKLFRKKRDIDNEEFLSSEEKAQTINNNDIRIPANITGLSDREVEQLYAEGKYNKEVEDLSRTTKQIILDNSLTLFNFINLFLAVAVFAVGYPKNALFFWIIIINTAIGVIQEIHAKKTIDKLSIVNKTEVTALREGRLVKIFQDEIVLGDVLVLTLGNQVPSDGIVLQADGMEVDESLLTGESDKITKQNGDKIMSGSFITSGLGFVKISAVGEDNFVSKLSKEAKTEKQSTSELMNSLNLLIKGLTFAIVPIGLLLFWSQYQSTQSFPKTVLGVSGALISMIPEGLMLLTSVAFAVGAANLARKKTLIQRLSCIETLARVDTICLDKTGTITDGTLTFKELIPQAGFPASEVERAMGEMMLGLSDQNATAKVLRTRFPLSQSTWKVKEVIPFSSDRKWSGVTFEEKGSFVMGAPEFIYSKVPEDLQEKLAPYNEQGDRVLILVHFPEELKSPELPSKKETVGIFIIADTIRENAVDTFSYFSKQDVTLKVISGDNPITVSQIAKQAGIDGAENFVDMSTISDSANFNELVENTTVFGRVTPYQKRELIQALKQNGHTTCMTGDGVNDILSLREADVSVAMASGSDAARAVSDVVLLNSDFSSMIQVLNEGRRVINNIERVASMYMVKTIYSAILAVSFIFLFLPYPFAPLQLTPINTLTVGIPSFILALEPNYQRIKGHFLTNILKISVPGALTVVFNILVLQIAGIWFDLSHQEVSTMCVLLTGCVGFQVLLRAARPLDLKKQIMIGLLLVAFLVCFLFFGEFFMLTSLFTRNVFFYLPLILGSRSIFNYISLFMTRAVYEVEKRQENRTVKKKKRVI
- a CDS encoding nicotinate phosphoribosyltransferase (catalyzes the formation of 5-phospho-alpha-D-ribose 1-diphosphate and nicotinate from nicotinate D-ribonucleotide and diphosphate); this translates as MKKVYKDDSLTLHTDLYQINMMQTYWKLGRADLHSVFECYFREMPFNHGYAIFAGLERLVDYLENLTFTDTDIAYLREVENYPEDFLTYLKEFEFKCTVRSALEGDLVFNNEPLIQVEGPLAQCQLIETALLNMVNFQTLIATKAARIKSVIGDDPLMEFGTRRAQELDAAVWGTRAAYIGGADATSNVRAGKVFGIPVSGTHAHSLVQSYGNDYDAFTAYAQTHKDCVFLVDTYDTLKSGVPGAIRVAKEMGDKINFLGVRLDSGDMAYISKRVREQLDEAGYTEAKIYASNDLDENTILSLKMQKAKIDVWGVGTKLITAYDQPALGAVFKLVSIEDKDGQMKDTIKLSSNAEKVTTPGKKQVWRITRKSDKKSEGDYVTLWDEDPRKQEEIYMFHPVHTFINKTVRDFEARAVLQDIFVEGKRVYEMPTLKEIKSYAKENLDSLWEEYKRDLNPQKYPVDLSTECWNHKMRLLEKVRVDVKALSEGK
- a CDS encoding cobalt ABC transporter ATP-binding protein; the encoded protein is MKHLIKLVITVITGILALLFEFIFNQSAVAYGIIIITGSVMALSMLVEMVKTLKSGRYGVDILAITAIVATLAVGEYWASLMILIMLTGGDSLEDYAAKKANKELKSLLDNSPQKAHQLVEGNLIDIAVEKVIVSDQLVVKPGEIIPVDGRVVSGTSTVDESSLTGESRPVNKNVDDLVMSGSINGDNSLTMRAEKTAANSQYQTIVKLVKESEAQPARFVRMADRYAVPFTITAYVIAGVAWFISKDPTRFAEVLVVASPCPLILAAPIALVAGMSRSSRNGIVVKTGTTLEKMASAKSIAFDKTGTITKGELSVDKIVPANGFSADQLELLAASAEQESSHILARSLVAHFSSAQSLKNVSELEEITGSGVKATIEGKVVRVGKPAFVSPKKIEDTVDQTAVYVSEDEQFLGYITFNDSIRPEAKKTMDQLQTLHVNHLLMLTGDHQKVADDIAKEVGITEVYAECLPQDKINVLKKIVNADRPVIMVGDGVNDAPSLAIADVGIAMGARGATAASETADAVILKDDLEKVSTAVAISKDTMKIAKQSVLIGILICTILMLIASTGIIPALLGAILQEVVDTVSILSSLRAKND
- a CDS encoding NAD(+) synthetase encodes the protein MESLQQAIIEELGVKPQIDPQEEIRKSVDFMKNYLYKYPFLKTFVLGISGGQDSTLAGRLAQLTMEEMRQETKDDEYQFIAVRLPYGEQVDEADAKKALDFIQPDVSLRVNIKPAIDAGVLSLEESGVSINNFNKGNMKARQRMIVQYAIAGAKAGAVIGTDHAAENITGFYTKYGDGGADILPLYRLNKRQGKALLKELGSPAELYTKIPTADLEDDKPLLADEVALGVTYDDIDDYVEGKKVSEPAKETIEGWYKKTQHKRHMPISIFDDFWK
- a CDS encoding preprotein translocase subunit SecG, which gives rise to MYNFILTLVIILSVVMVIAVMMQPSKQNSAASAFTGGADKLFGKQKARGFEAVMQRATAIIGAVWMLLLFILVLLSSK
- a CDS encoding GNAT family acetyltransferase, whose protein sequence is MEIKEEKNRFVLLNDDDQEIGEMTWSNAGDHMMIIDHTFVDPTYRGQKLAEKLVYNGVEKARREGKKIIPLCPFAKKEFDTKSEYSDVLRT